A window of the Chthonomonas sp. genome harbors these coding sequences:
- the acpS gene encoding holo-ACP synthase, translating into MILGVGTDLVEISRIASAMRNPRFLERILTPRELASRPNWSASAVAGRWAAKEAAAKAVRAWNLWHDVEVFNDEVGRPYLRPSTAVEGCLHCSISHERNMALATVIWERADRAEGSKE; encoded by the coding sequence ATGATCTTGGGCGTGGGCACCGACCTCGTTGAAATTTCGCGCATCGCCTCGGCCATGCGCAACCCCCGGTTTTTAGAGCGCATTCTCACGCCGCGCGAACTCGCGAGCCGGCCCAATTGGTCGGCCAGCGCGGTCGCCGGACGTTGGGCGGCCAAAGAAGCGGCGGCTAAGGCGGTTCGCGCCTGGAACCTGTGGCACGACGTGGAGGTCTTCAACGACGAAGTCGGTCGGCCCTATCTTCGGCCCAGCACGGCGGTTGAGGGGTGCCTGCATTGCAGCATTTCGCACGAACGCAACATGGCCCTGGCGACCGTGATTTGGGAACGCGCCGACCGCGCCGAGGGTTCGAAAGAGTAG
- a CDS encoding ABC-F family ATP-binding cassette domain-containing protein, producing the protein MLLAVADLRKEFATEIVFEAVNLRVNYGEKLAIVGRNGAGKTTFLRILCGEYEPDGGSVNLGRGVTVGYLSQHSNLPEDRTVLQEAQAAQDHLRDLELRLAELEGRADSLSADELEEMSMLREHFIAEGGYNLDRDVRSVLARLGFQEPDYDKPIAKLSGGERTRLSLAKLLLEEPELLILDEPTNHLDLEATEWLEGWVRQYHGAILLVSHDRKFLEATAERVMDFRDQGAKVYPAKFTHYLTLRAEEDERQATLAARQAAEIDRMEEYVRRFMNSQRTAQARGRLKQVTKLKAQAVSAPSAEKGIHFNFSPTKRAGDIVLETKGLGMAFPGRTLFQNLDWLVMNGERWGVIGQNGVGKSTLIKCLLGQMPPSSGSYRIGASVEVGYFAQELVDLDLTQTALAALINRTGLEIGPARNHLGRFLFTGDDCIRPIKTLSGGERNKLQLAILMAMRPNVLVLDEPTNHLDMPSREALIEVLQEFTGTLLLVSHDRWLLERVTTNTLDLRRDGNTIYPGSYPEYRAFRDRASAPSPVKKAAVIEVAKPASTMTPRELSKEIGRLEKAVSAAESDVERAETALQKASAAMVSAGPDADHLALSMAYADQESKLASAMSTWESVSLELEERRAEQG; encoded by the coding sequence GTGCTACTTGCTGTTGCCGACCTAAGAAAGGAGTTTGCCACTGAAATCGTTTTCGAGGCGGTGAATCTTCGCGTCAACTACGGCGAGAAGCTCGCGATCGTGGGGCGCAATGGCGCGGGCAAAACCACGTTCCTGCGGATTTTGTGCGGCGAATACGAACCCGATGGTGGCAGCGTCAACCTGGGCCGAGGCGTCACGGTGGGCTACCTGAGCCAGCACAGCAACTTGCCTGAGGACCGCACTGTGCTGCAAGAGGCGCAGGCCGCGCAAGACCACTTGCGCGACTTGGAACTTCGCCTGGCCGAACTTGAGGGCCGAGCGGACAGCCTGAGCGCGGATGAGTTGGAAGAGATGTCCATGCTGCGCGAGCACTTCATCGCCGAGGGCGGCTACAACCTCGACCGCGACGTGCGCAGCGTGCTGGCGCGGCTTGGCTTCCAAGAGCCGGATTACGACAAGCCGATTGCCAAGCTGAGCGGCGGCGAACGGACCCGCCTTTCGCTGGCCAAGCTCTTGCTGGAAGAGCCCGAGCTTCTGATTCTCGACGAGCCGACGAACCACCTCGACCTGGAAGCCACCGAGTGGTTGGAAGGCTGGGTGCGACAGTATCACGGCGCGATTCTGCTGGTCTCGCACGACCGCAAGTTCCTAGAGGCAACCGCCGAGCGCGTCATGGACTTTCGGGATCAGGGCGCGAAGGTCTACCCGGCCAAGTTCACGCATTACCTAACTTTGCGGGCCGAAGAAGACGAGCGGCAAGCGACTCTGGCCGCGCGGCAAGCCGCCGAGATTGACCGCATGGAAGAGTATGTGCGGCGGTTCATGAACTCGCAGCGCACGGCTCAGGCGCGAGGTCGCCTCAAGCAGGTCACCAAGCTCAAGGCGCAGGCGGTGAGCGCGCCGAGCGCGGAAAAGGGCATCCACTTTAACTTTTCGCCGACTAAACGCGCCGGCGATATCGTGCTCGAAACCAAGGGCCTCGGCATGGCGTTTCCCGGGCGGACGCTGTTTCAAAACCTCGATTGGCTGGTGATGAACGGCGAGCGGTGGGGCGTCATCGGGCAAAACGGCGTCGGCAAGAGCACCTTGATCAAGTGCCTGCTGGGGCAGATGCCGCCGAGTTCGGGCAGCTACCGCATTGGCGCGAGCGTCGAGGTGGGCTACTTCGCGCAGGAACTGGTTGACCTGGACCTCACGCAAACCGCGCTGGCCGCGCTGATCAATCGCACCGGCCTGGAAATCGGACCGGCGCGCAATCACCTCGGGCGGTTCTTGTTCACCGGCGACGACTGCATTCGACCGATCAAGACGCTCAGCGGTGGCGAGCGGAACAAGTTGCAACTCGCCATTCTCATGGCGATGCGCCCCAACGTGCTGGTGCTCGACGAGCCCACGAACCACCTCGATATGCCGTCGCGCGAGGCGCTCATTGAGGTGCTGCAAGAATTCACCGGCACCTTGCTCTTGGTGTCGCACGATCGCTGGCTGTTGGAGCGCGTGACCACCAACACGCTCGACCTTCGCCGCGACGGCAACACGATTTATCCGGGCAGCTATCCCGAATATCGCGCGTTTCGCGATCGCGCGAGTGCGCCGAGCCCGGTGAAAAAGGCCGCTGTCATCGAGGTCGCCAAGCCCGCCTCGACGATGACGCCGCGCGAGCTCAGCAAGGAAATCGGGCGATTGGAAAAAGCGGTGTCCGCCGCCGAATCCGATGTGGAACGCGCCGAAACGGCGCTCCAAAAAGCCAGCGCAGCGATGGTCAGCGCGGGGCCGGACGCCGACCACTTGGCGCTAAGCATGGCCTATGCCGATCAAGAATCGAAGCTGGCCAGCGCGATGAGCACGTGGGAGTCGGTCAGTCTGGAATTGGAAGAGCGCCGCGCCGAGCAGGGCTAG
- a CDS encoding ABC transporter ATP-binding protein has product MLQVRGLCKDFRKFRAVDQLSFDIHPGEIVGLLGPNGAGKTTAMRSITGILRKTEGQVLINGFDLDTEMAQAKSGMAFVPELPSLYELLTVQETLKFVAMCYDTLDVFKTHGDNLLERYHLSDKKKELVATLSKGMRQKLSIACAMVHKANVFLFDEPIIGVDPAGVHEIKQDFMDARSRGASILVSTHLLDVAEKLCDRVVILAKGKKLFEGTPDQLRAEFSMEGMDLEAAFLKITEEAPTFAP; this is encoded by the coding sequence ATGCTTCAGGTTCGAGGTCTGTGCAAGGACTTCCGCAAATTCCGCGCCGTGGATCAGCTGTCGTTCGACATCCATCCCGGCGAAATCGTTGGACTCCTCGGGCCGAACGGAGCGGGCAAAACCACGGCGATGCGTAGCATCACCGGCATCTTGCGCAAAACGGAAGGTCAGGTGCTCATCAACGGGTTTGACCTGGATACTGAGATGGCCCAGGCGAAGTCGGGCATGGCCTTTGTGCCCGAACTGCCCAGCCTGTACGAGCTTTTAACAGTGCAAGAAACCCTCAAGTTTGTGGCGATGTGTTACGACACGCTCGATGTCTTCAAGACTCACGGCGACAACTTGCTGGAGCGCTATCACCTGAGCGACAAGAAGAAAGAACTCGTGGCGACCCTCAGCAAAGGGATGCGCCAAAAACTGAGCATCGCCTGTGCCATGGTGCACAAGGCCAACGTGTTCCTGTTCGACGAGCCGATCATCGGCGTGGACCCCGCCGGTGTGCACGAGATTAAGCAGGACTTCATGGACGCGCGCTCCCGCGGCGCCAGCATCCTGGTTTCGACCCACCTGCTTGATGTGGCCGAAAAGCTATGCGACCGCGTGGTGATTTTGGCGAAGGGCAAAAAGCTGTTCGAGGGTACGCCCGACCAACTTCGAGCTGAGTTCAGCATGGAAGGCATGGACCTTGAGGCGGCGTTCCTCAAGATCACCGAGGAGGCGCCGACATTCGCCCCCTAA
- a CDS encoding rod shape-determining protein RodA has protein sequence MQASQSRVGTPTGVRTWGDPVMLISAVLLLGAGLLSIYSIDHARQIGIFKKQVVLMILGLAPFFVFWRTSLSLWQKHSGKIYLINIALLVLVFLAPKTTKGAGRWVDIGPMQFQPSEFSKLAVILAVAAFYAENRHRVKEFRTFATSFLYLLPTVLLIFKQPHLGATISVLAIWFMISLVAGVPWRTIATVVLIGIIGIVGILKFKPELVLKDYQIKRVQTMKDKSRGVRDVGGSDYQVHEAQKAFANGGVTGSGFLKGEQTRLGFIPEQHNDFVFTVVGEEGGLVGAGLVLSIFGVFFFRVARAIVQATDVYSRLVATGILTILGFHTLVNLGMNIGILPVVGLWLPFLSAGGTAVLLCMGLVGLAMAVSRENERVSF, from the coding sequence ATGCAAGCGAGTCAGAGTCGGGTCGGCACGCCAACCGGAGTTCGCACGTGGGGCGACCCGGTGATGCTCATCTCGGCCGTGCTGCTGTTGGGCGCGGGTTTGCTCAGCATCTACAGCATTGACCACGCCCGGCAGATCGGCATTTTCAAAAAGCAGGTGGTGCTGATGATCCTCGGGCTGGCGCCATTCTTCGTGTTTTGGCGGACGTCGCTCTCCTTATGGCAAAAGCATTCCGGCAAGATCTATCTCATCAACATTGCGCTGCTGGTGCTGGTGTTCCTCGCGCCAAAAACGACCAAGGGCGCGGGCCGGTGGGTGGACATCGGACCGATGCAGTTTCAGCCGAGCGAGTTCAGCAAGCTCGCCGTCATTCTGGCGGTCGCGGCGTTTTACGCTGAGAACCGCCATCGCGTCAAAGAGTTCCGCACGTTCGCGACTTCATTTTTGTACTTGTTGCCAACCGTCCTGCTGATCTTCAAACAGCCTCACCTCGGCGCGACCATCAGCGTGCTCGCCATATGGTTTATGATCAGCCTTGTGGCTGGCGTGCCGTGGCGCACCATCGCCACCGTGGTGCTCATTGGCATCATCGGCATCGTCGGGATTCTCAAATTCAAGCCCGAGCTCGTGCTGAAGGATTATCAGATCAAGCGGGTGCAGACCATGAAAGATAAGTCGCGCGGCGTGCGCGACGTGGGCGGGAGCGACTACCAGGTTCACGAAGCGCAAAAGGCGTTTGCCAACGGCGGCGTCACGGGCAGCGGCTTTCTCAAAGGCGAGCAGACGCGCCTTGGGTTTATCCCGGAGCAGCACAACGACTTTGTGTTCACGGTCGTGGGCGAGGAAGGCGGACTGGTCGGCGCGGGGCTCGTGCTCAGCATCTTTGGGGTGTTCTTCTTCCGGGTGGCGCGGGCGATTGTGCAAGCCACGGACGTGTACTCGCGCCTCGTGGCGACCGGCATTCTCACCATTCTTGGATTCCACACGCTGGTGAACCTGGGCATGAACATCGGGATTCTGCCGGTGGTGGGGCTGTGGCTGCCATTTCTCAGCGCAGGCGGAACGGCCGTGCTGCTTTGCATGGGTTTGGTGGGCCTCGCCATGGCCGTCAGCCGCGAAAACGAGCGCGTGAGCTTCTAG
- a CDS encoding iron ABC transporter permease: protein MTRAAKLNGELLLILLTATLLHLAAGSTMWIAPWNLWQPDHAAIGALRLPRVLTCVTGGFALGLSGAIFQAVFRNPIAEPYLLGVSGGAAIGGSVAALTGVFTLLGGLAGPLAAMATGLLTLPLVLVLGGRGRASAERLLIGGVVIGSLLAALNTVILLLAGADSNQVLRWLLGTASNTTLIHVAFLAALIGLGLMALRPRLDGLHLLMISSESAQTLGVSPRRLIRESLWIGTALTAAVAGIMGLVGFIGLVSPHIARLLQGQSPAKSAVSAGLVGGILLVLADLASQRLGELPVGAVTAVIGAPALLWLLRR from the coding sequence ATGACGCGCGCGGCCAAGCTCAACGGAGAACTCCTGCTCATCCTGCTTACCGCGACCCTCCTGCACCTGGCGGCGGGCAGCACCATGTGGATTGCGCCGTGGAATCTATGGCAACCGGATCATGCCGCGATCGGCGCTTTGCGCTTGCCGCGGGTGCTCACCTGCGTCACGGGTGGGTTTGCGCTTGGCCTTTCCGGAGCGATCTTTCAGGCTGTGTTTCGCAACCCCATCGCCGAGCCGTATCTGCTCGGCGTCAGTGGTGGCGCGGCGATCGGCGGCTCGGTGGCGGCGCTCACCGGAGTGTTCACGTTGCTGGGCGGGCTCGCCGGGCCGCTCGCGGCCATGGCGACCGGGTTGCTCACGCTGCCTTTGGTGCTCGTCCTGGGCGGGCGGGGCCGAGCCTCCGCCGAGCGACTTCTCATCGGCGGCGTGGTCATCGGGTCGCTACTGGCCGCGCTTAACACCGTGATCTTGCTGCTCGCCGGAGCGGATTCCAACCAGGTGCTGCGGTGGCTGTTGGGCACCGCCTCCAACACGACGCTCATCCATGTCGCTTTTCTCGCGGCCCTCATTGGGCTCGGCCTGATGGCGCTGCGGCCGCGGCTCGATGGGCTGCACCTGCTCATGATCTCCAGCGAGTCGGCGCAGACCCTCGGGGTTTCGCCGCGCCGCCTCATCCGCGAATCGCTGTGGATCGGGACGGCCCTCACCGCGGCGGTCGCCGGAATCATGGGCTTGGTCGGGTTTATCGGCCTCGTCTCACCGCACATCGCGCGGTTGTTGCAAGGGCAATCGCCGGCCAAAAGCGCGGTCAGCGCCGGACTCGTCGGCGGAATTCTGTTGGTGCTCGCCGATCTTGCCAGTCAGCGGCTCGGTGAACTGCCGGTCGGCGCGGTTACGGCGGTAATCGGCGCGCCGGCGTTGTTGTGGCTCCTGCGCCGCTAG
- a CDS encoding pyridoxal phosphate-dependent aminotransferase has protein sequence MELSQRIQSVRSSPTLAITAKARALRDAGVDVISFAAGEPDFNTPAPICDAAIEAIARGETKYTASAGLPELRQAIARTVVSRTNSKVEPAQVVLSCGAKHSVYNACQAVLNPGDECILLAPFWMTYQDQVVLTGATPVIVQGWADTGFVPSIEDVRAAITPRTRALIINSPSNPTGAVLPRAFLKEVAALALKHDLWLISDEIYDQLVYDGASHESIYGLGEEVRNRTIYINGFSKTYAMTGWRLGYAVAPKAVATAMSNLQDQVTSNPTSFAQFGAMAALELPAEDVAAMRDEFDARRRLIVGGLNDVPGFTCPTPGGAFYAFPDVRPLLGGVFADDAALAEYLLEEAHVAVVPGSVFNGAGHLRLSYATNQDNIREGLARIHRAISKVR, from the coding sequence GTGGAACTCTCGCAGCGCATTCAATCCGTCCGTTCGTCGCCCACGCTCGCAATTACCGCGAAAGCTCGGGCGCTTCGCGATGCCGGAGTGGATGTGATTAGCTTCGCGGCCGGTGAGCCCGACTTCAATACCCCCGCCCCGATTTGCGACGCCGCGATTGAGGCCATAGCCCGCGGCGAAACGAAGTACACGGCCAGTGCCGGGCTTCCCGAGCTCCGCCAGGCGATCGCCCGCACGGTCGTGTCGCGCACCAACAGCAAGGTTGAACCGGCCCAAGTGGTGTTGAGCTGCGGTGCCAAGCACTCGGTTTACAACGCTTGCCAAGCCGTGTTGAACCCCGGCGATGAGTGCATTTTGCTTGCCCCGTTTTGGATGACCTACCAAGACCAGGTGGTGTTGACCGGCGCGACGCCGGTGATTGTGCAAGGTTGGGCGGATACCGGATTTGTGCCGAGCATCGAGGATGTTCGCGCGGCGATCACTCCGCGCACCCGCGCGTTGATCATCAATTCGCCCTCGAACCCGACCGGCGCGGTGTTGCCGCGGGCATTCCTTAAGGAGGTTGCCGCGCTTGCTTTAAAGCACGACTTGTGGCTGATCTCAGACGAGATTTACGATCAACTGGTGTACGACGGCGCTTCGCACGAAAGCATCTACGGGCTGGGCGAAGAAGTCCGCAACCGCACGATTTACATTAATGGATTCAGCAAGACCTACGCGATGACCGGCTGGCGGCTCGGCTATGCCGTTGCGCCCAAAGCGGTCGCCACGGCGATGTCGAACCTGCAAGACCAGGTGACAAGCAACCCGACTTCGTTTGCGCAGTTTGGCGCGATGGCCGCGTTGGAACTTCCCGCCGAGGATGTCGCCGCGATGCGCGACGAATTCGACGCGCGGCGTCGCTTGATTGTTGGGGGTCTCAACGATGTACCCGGCTTTACGTGCCCCACACCCGGCGGTGCATTTTACGCGTTTCCTGATGTGCGGCCCCTGTTGGGCGGAGTTTTTGCCGACGACGCGGCTTTGGCCGAATATCTGCTGGAGGAAGCTCACGTGGCGGTTGTGCCCGGTTCGGTGTTCAATGGCGCAGGTCATCTGCGATTGAGCTATGCCACCAACCAGGACAACATCCGCGAAGGCTTGGCGCGCATTCACCGCGCGATCAGCAAAGTACGCTAA
- the rnc gene encoding ribonuclease III, producing the protein MVIPSPIPLKSQELFRLAMTHRSAATNVVRDSYERLEFYGDSVLGLVVAQYFYEHQPDWDQGLMSKAKSSVVQENPLAETALRLGLDEFLVLSTGEESTGGRQRASILADVFEAVIGAIYIESGLEQARWFILEQLNQYLIMVRTGDVNPNDHKSKLQEVAQAIWRKTPTYRVVGEFGFAHERRFQVEVLFDNEVMGEGSGRSKKEAEQSAAQDALELIERVRRAREHMADDRSD; encoded by the coding sequence ATGGTTATTCCGTCGCCCATCCCGCTTAAGAGCCAGGAGCTATTCCGGCTGGCGATGACGCATCGCTCGGCGGCGACCAACGTCGTGCGGGACAGCTACGAGCGCCTGGAATTCTATGGCGACTCGGTGTTGGGCCTGGTGGTGGCGCAGTACTTCTATGAGCACCAACCGGACTGGGACCAGGGCCTGATGTCCAAAGCGAAGTCCAGTGTGGTGCAGGAAAATCCGCTTGCCGAGACGGCTCTGCGTTTGGGTCTCGACGAGTTCTTGGTGTTGAGCACCGGCGAGGAATCGACCGGCGGCCGCCAACGCGCCTCGATTTTGGCTGACGTGTTTGAGGCGGTCATTGGCGCGATCTACATCGAATCGGGGCTGGAACAGGCGCGCTGGTTTATCCTGGAGCAGCTGAATCAGTATCTGATCATGGTGCGGACGGGTGACGTCAACCCGAACGACCACAAGTCCAAATTGCAAGAGGTGGCGCAGGCCATTTGGCGTAAAACTCCGACCTACCGTGTGGTGGGCGAGTTCGGTTTCGCTCATGAGCGTCGCTTTCAAGTCGAAGTTTTGTTCGACAATGAGGTGATGGGCGAAGGAAGTGGAAGAAGTAAGAAGGAGGCGGAACAATCGGCCGCCCAAGACGCTCTAGAACTCATTGAACGGGTTCGTCGTGCGCGTGAGCACATGGCGGACGATCGTTCAGATTGA
- a CDS encoding PEP-CTERM sorting domain-containing protein (PEP-CTERM proteins occur, often in large numbers, in the proteomes of bacteria that also encode an exosortase, a predicted intramembrane cysteine proteinase. The presence of a PEP-CTERM domain at a protein's C-terminus predicts cleavage within the sorting domain, followed by covalent anchoring to some some component of the (usually Gram-negative) cell surface. Many PEP-CTERM proteins exhibit an unusual sequence composition that includes large numbers of potential glycosylation sites. Expression of one such protein has been shown restore the ability of a bacterium to form floc, a type of biofilm.): MNFNRIFTVVALVSVVGAAEARLPRNSYITRPTPTKESFIKLLNNEPVVMDRYMRHFAMTRSEVMAYMSQISLSTVKEGGLYTVYNVPAATGELRSKLLKMKKGEKIWVDRFGNPVMVVVCGNPMTRGPKTVVALDQSRRPLLTDTLESPVRVGDEEIRVESTPSPVAEAPEVVAFQPAMPTVETPVTDVVEPTRVVENASFSRRIGGAFLGLIPLAIIGTNRKSNPPVPEPASGLILAAGAGLFLARRKK, from the coding sequence ATGAATTTTAATCGAATTTTTACGGTTGTAGCTCTGGTGAGTGTGGTGGGAGCGGCAGAAGCTCGACTTCCGCGGAACTCTTACATCACCCGCCCCACCCCCACGAAGGAATCGTTCATCAAGCTGCTGAACAACGAACCGGTCGTGATGGACCGCTACATGCGCCACTTCGCCATGACTCGCAGCGAAGTGATGGCTTACATGTCGCAGATTTCGCTCTCGACGGTTAAGGAAGGTGGTCTCTACACGGTTTATAACGTCCCCGCCGCCACCGGCGAACTTCGCAGCAAACTGCTGAAGATGAAGAAGGGCGAAAAGATTTGGGTCGACCGTTTTGGCAACCCCGTGATGGTGGTGGTCTGCGGTAACCCGATGACCCGTGGCCCGAAGACGGTTGTTGCTTTGGATCAAAGCCGCCGTCCGCTGCTGACCGACACGCTTGAATCGCCGGTCCGCGTTGGTGACGAAGAAATCCGCGTCGAATCGACGCCGAGCCCGGTGGCCGAAGCTCCCGAAGTGGTGGCCTTCCAACCGGCCATGCCGACGGTGGAAACTCCGGTGACGGACGTTGTGGAACCGACCCGAGTTGTGGAGAACGCTTCGTTCAGCCGCCGCATCGGTGGTGCATTCCTCGGTCTGATCCCGCTGGCGATCATCGGTACGAACCGCAAGTCGAATCCGCCGGTTCCGGAACCGGCCTCGGGTCTGATTCTCGCGGCTGGCGCTGGCCTGTTCCTTGCTCGCCGCAAGAAGTAA